GATAAAGGTGCAAATAAAGAGTTCGGAATAGATAAACTTAGGTTTGGAGATTTAGTACTGTTGAGGGATTGTGATAATACAAATGGACGTCAGTATTTGAAGGGTGCTGTATCAATAGGAATAGTTGTCCATAGTGATTGTATAAAATCTGGTCATGGTCCTGGCATTACTGTCATTATGAGTTCCAAGGACAGATTGATAAAGGGAATAAAAACAGAAAATGCAAATATAGCACATTACTTAGATATTGTATAAAATGCTTTGCTAATATATACTAAAAAAGTTAGATTATAATCTAACTTTTTTAGTATACAAATATCTTAACTAATCGTTTAACATATTTATTAACAAATTCTATTAAACCATATTCACCGTCATGTAAACACCAGTCATAAATGATACCCCTTACAGCTATAAATAAATATTCTACAATTTCATCGGAGGACATATCCCCATGAATTTCTCCATTTTTTTGACCTTGTATAATAATATCTTTTAATACGGTCTGCATATGTCTTCCCTTTGCCTTAAATACTTTAGTGTGAACATTGAATAACTGTTTTATAAAATCAATGCCATTATCGAAATTATATTTAGCATAGGCATGAAAGAATTCAATTATCTTATCTTCAGCAGTGCTTCCTGTTAATTGATTTGACACCATATTATAAAAATAATCATCTGCAAGTTTAAAGATTTCATCAAGTATATCATTTTTTGATTCAAAATAATTATAAAAAGTCCCAACAGAGACTCCAGCTTTTTTGCAAATTTCTGATACTGTAATATTTTGAAATCCTTTTTCACTCATCAAAGCTACAGCTGTTTTATATACTCGTTGTTGAGTATTTTGTGCCTGAATCTGTCTCTTAGTTAATTTTTTCATAAAAACAGTCCTCTTTAAAAAATATATCCCATAATAAATTATACTAGATCAATATTAAAAGTCAAACACATACAGTGATAGGACAAGATATATAAATAGTTATAAGAAATTTTTAAAATAACTATAGATTTAATAGATTGACTAATTGTTAACAACTATATATAATGAATGTATTCGGTGAATACGTTCATCATTAATCTACCCATAAAAATTATACTAAAGGGTTGTAAACTATGAGGTAAATTTTGTAAAAAAGGGAGGAATGTAAAATGAAAAGTAATAGAAAAGCAAAAAGGATAATTTCTGCGGTACTATGTATTATGTTAGTTGCATTGACAGCTGCTTGTGGGTCTCAACCTGCTGAAGAGACAGCAGCCATGTTTAAAGCAGGAACTTATACTGCGACAACTGATGCACATAATGGAGAGTTAAATGTTGAGGTTACAGTTGACGAAAACACAATTAAGGAAGTAAAGGTAATTGAACATAAAGAGAGTCCTGGCATATCAGATCCAGCAATAGAAAGAATACCAAAGGCTATTGTAGATGAACAAAGTTTGGCAGTGGATACTATATCTGGTGCTACTGTGACAAGCGATGCTATTATTGTAGCAGTAACAGAGGCATTAAAGCAAGCCGATGCTGATATTGAGGCACTAAAGGTAAAAAAAGAGGATGAAAAGGGATCAAAAGAGACTAAAGAATATACAACTGATGTAGTTGTTATCGGTGGTGGAGGAGCAGGATTGGCAGCAGCAGTAACTGCCCATGAAAATGGTGCCGAGGTGTTAGTACTTGAGAAAATGCCAAGGCTTGGAGGAAATACAATCCTTTCTGGTGGGGCATACAATGCAGTAGATCCTGGAAGGCAATCAAAACAGGAGATTGAAGACTCTATAGAAAAATATTATACTCAGACATATGAGGGAGGAGATAAGGCTGGTAACCCTGAATTGATAAAAACCCTTGTAGAGGGAGCATATCCGGGTATTGAATGGCTTGAAGGGTTAGGCATGGAATTCAATGATGAAGTATTTACAGTCTTAGGTGGTCTATGGCCAAGGGCACATAAACCTTCTGCACCATTGGGAACTGGTTTTATAGATACATATTCAAATTATATTGAGGAAAACGATGGCATTGAGGTATTGCTCGATACAGAAGCAAAGGAACTTATGATGGACGATGATAGAGTCGTAGGAGTAAAGGCAAGGGGTATAGAAGGAGATGTCATTGTTAATTCAAATAAAGCTGTAGTCATTGCAGCTGGTGGATTTGGAGCCAATGTTGAAATGAGAAATCAATACAATGAAATTTGGCCTGACCTTACTAATATAAATACAACTAATCATCCAGGGGCTACAGGAGATGGATTAGTTATGGCTGAAGGTATAGGAGCAAATTTAGTTGGAATGGAAAATATTCAGTTGCTTCCAATGGGAGATCCTGAAACTGGAAGTCTCAGTGGTAATATCGAACAAGGTGTTGAGAATCGTATATTTGTTAATAAAAGTGGTAACCGTTTTGTAGATGAAGGAGCCCGTAGAGATGTAATGACACAGGCGTTAATGGAACAAGAAGATTCCTTTATGTGGGTAATAGTGGATAAACATTCTTATCCAACAGAGGATACTACAAATAACTTCAATGAAACAATTGCTGAACTTTTAGAACAAGGAAGGGCATATAAAGGAGAAACACTGGAAGAATTGGCAGAAAAAATAGATGTAGATGCCGATAATCTTGTTAAATCAGTAGAAGAATTTAATAAAGCAGTAGAAAAAGGAGAACCAGATGCCTTTGGAAGGACATTATTTGCAGATAAATTAGATGCACCTCCTTATTATGCAGGTGGTCGTGTGCCAACAGTACATCATACAATGGGTGGAATTGAAATCAATACGAAGGCACAAGTATTAGACAAAGATGGCAATATAATATCTGGACTATATGCAGCTGGTGAGGCTACAGGTGGTATTCATGGTACAAATCGTCTAGGTGGCAATGCATTAGCAGATATAACTGTATTTGGAAGAATAGCTGGTGAAAATGCTGCAAAGGAAAAATAATTAAATTATAATGAATGGATATATTGGGGTTGCAAGTGAATTAGTTCATTTGCAACCCCAATATGTTTTTAATCAAAGAGATGTATACAATACATTATTGGTAGGAGAAGTTATAAAATAGAGGTTAGTAGTTAAAAAAATTATTGATGATATTTTAAATTTTATTAAATTAGGTTTATCTACATATGATATACTGTAAAGCAAATAGTATACTTGATATTATGTGATAATAGTATATTTAAATATGAGGTGAACTATGGCAAAAATATTTATAATAGAGGATGATAAAAAAATAAGAAATCAACTAGCTATATTTTTAGGTCGATATGGCTATGAGTGTAGTTATAGTGATGATTTTAGAAATATAATAGAAATAGCATTAAATGAAGATCCAGATATTATACTTTTGGACATTAATCTTCCATATTTTGATGGATATTATATTTGTAAAGAAATTAGAAGTATATCAGATATTCCTATTATTGTGGTTACAAGTAGAGATACGGATTTAGATGAAATTATGGGAATAAATTTAGGTGCAGACGACTTTGTTACTAAGCCTTATAACTCTCAAATTCTCCTTGCAAGGATAAAATCGGTTTTAAATAGATATAGAGGTCAGAATTTTATAGAAAAGGTGGAGCACAATGGTGTTGTACTTGATATATCCAAAGGAGTGGTATTACATGAAGGCAAAGAGACAGAGCTTACAAAAAATGAATTGAGGATATTGAATTTGCTCATGAAACAGAAAGGTAGCATAGTCTCTCGTAATGAAATTATGAATGAGCTTTGGCAGAGTGATCAGTTTATTGATGATAATACGTTGACTGTAAACATTGCAAGACTTCGTGAAAAATTAAAATCTATTGGGATAGAGGACTTTATTATGACTAAAAGAGGTCAGGGGTATATTGTACTATGAGAATAATAGAATTTTTAAAAGATAAAGGTATGTTTTTTATCATAGTATTATTAATTACTATATTTGAATCAATCATACTTTGGGCATTTAATTTAAATATATATATTATAATAGTGATTGTTACAATAAATATTTTAGGCATGATTTTTTCTTTGACTTTTGAATACATTAGGAAATGGCGTTTTTATAACGATATTGATACAAGTATTAGAAGCCTTGATAAAAAATATCTTTTATCTGAAATTATAAGCAGGCCGAGTTTCATTGAGGGGCAAATATTTTATGATGCACTAAAATTTTCAAATAAATCAATGAATGATGAAATATTAAAGCATGAGATTTTATCTCAAGAGTATAAGGAATATATCGAGACTTGGGTACATGAGGTTAAAACACCCCTTGCATCAAGTAGGCTGATTATTGAAAACAATAAAAATGAGATTACACTTAATTTATTAGAAGAGATTGAAAAAATAGATGGATATATAGAACAGGCACTTTATTATTCTAAAGTAAATAATCTTGAAAGTGATTATATAATCAAGAAAACTAATTTAGAGTATATTGTCAATGAAGCAATAAAAAAACATTCAAAGACTCTTATACAGAATAATGTAAAAATATCTAAAAGAAATCTAGATATAATAGTACTTGCAGATATAAAGTGGATAAAATTTGTTTTAGGTCAAATTATAGAAAATTCAATTAAATATAGGAAAGAAAATTTAGATTTAGATTTTTCTGCAGAAGAATGGGATAATAAAGTAGTACTATATATAAAAGACAATGGAATAGGTATTAGCGATAAAGATATAGGTAAAGTATTTGATAAGGGGTTTACTGGAGAAAATGGACGAAGATTTAAGAAATCCACAGGTATAGGACTTTATCTTTGCAATAAACTTTGTGATAAGATGGGACTAGAAATAAATATTCAATCCAATATTGACATTGGGACTACAGTAAATATTACATTTCCTAAGAATAGAATGATAAATTTTGAAGAATCGTAAAAAAAAATGCGATTCTTTTTAATATGCAATAATCTATATTAGAAAACTTTCAAAAATGTAAGTTTAATGTAAGGAATAGTTATGGTAGCAAAGGAGAGTTATTTGTATAATAAAAAATGAAGTTCACATATTATAAATACTATTATAAAAGAGGAGTTTTAAAATGGCAAAAGTGTTAGAAGTGGAAAATATTGAAAAATATTATGGTAATAAAAAATACATGACCAAGGCATTAAATAAGGTAAGCTTTTCTGTTGACAATGGAGAGTTTGTTGGGATTATGGGGGCTAGTGGCAGTGGTAAGACTACTCTTTTAAACTGTGTATCTACAATAGACACTGTAACTGCTGGTCATATATATATAGATGGAAAAGATATTACTACATTAAAGAGCAAAAAACTTTCACAATTTAGGAGAGAACAATTGGGGTTTATATTTCAAGACTACAATCTTTTAGATACACTTACAGCATATGAAAATATTGCAATTGCCCTTACTATAATGAAATATCCTGCAAAAGAGATTGATAATAAGGTTATGAATATGGCAGAAAAGCTTGAAATAATGGAAGTGTTGAAAAAATATCCATATCAAATGTCAGGTGGGCAGAAACAAAGGGTGGCATCTGCTAGAGCAATGATAACTGGACCGAAACTTATACTTGCAGATGAGCCAACAGGTGCTTTAGACTCCAAATCTTCAAGGATATTGCTTGAAAGTTTTGAGAAATTAAATGATGAAGAAGGTGCTACTATTCTAATGGTGACTCATGATGCCTTTGCTGCCAGTTATTCTAAGAGGATACTTTTCTTAAAAGACGGAAAGATTTTTACTGAATTAATTAGAGGAAATGATTCGAGAAAAGAGTTTTTTAATAGAATAATTGATGTTGTAACATTATTAGGGGGCGATAACAGTGATGTTATCTAAACTTGCCATAGGAAATGTAAAAAAAAGTTTTAAAGACTATACTATATATTTTTTAACCCTTGTTTTTGCAGTATGTATATTTTATATGTTTAATTCAATAGAATCTCAAAGAGAATTAATGGAGGCTACAAAGACTAAAAATGAAGCTATGGAGTTATTAGTAGCAATACTTAGTTATATGTCTATGTTTGTATCAGTGGTATTGGGATTTTTGATAGTTTATGCAAATAATTTTTTGATTAGACGAAGGAAAAAAGAGTTGGGGATATATATGACTCTCGGTATGGAGAAAAGCTCAATATCACTGATTCTAATTCTAGAGACATTATTTATTGGCATATTTGCTTTGATTGTAGGATTAATAGCAGGCATATTTTTGTCCCAGATTATGTCCATATTCACAGCAAAAATGTTTGAAGCAGACATGACATCTTATAAATTTATATTTTCTTTGAAGGCCAGTATGAAGGCCATATTGTATTTTGGAATAATATTTTTAGTTGTAATGGTATTTAATTTTATATCAGTAAGTAAAGGTAAATTGATTGATTTATTATATGCAGAAAACAAAAACGAAACATTTAAGACAAAAAATATATTTATGTCATTGATATTGTTTGTATTATCAGTTATAAGTCTGGGCATTTCTTACTATCTCATATTGACAAATGGTATGCTTGATTTAAATAGATATTTTACATTTAGTATTGTCTTTGGTGTAATAGGAACACTATTGTTTTTCATGTCATTATCAGGATTTATATTGAAATTTGTTCAAAATAATAAAGGACTATATTTTAGGAAACTAAATATATTTATTTTAAGACAATTAAATAGTAAGATTAATACCAACTATATTTCCATGAGTGTAATATGTATAGTCTTACTTTTTAGTATAGGTACTTTATCAAGTGGTATGAGTTTAAATAATGTCCTTTCTCAAACATTAAAAAAAGGGACCCCCTTTGACAATAGCTTCTTTTTATATCGTGATACAGGAAAAAATATATATGAAGGTATAGATAAGGAATATCCCCTTGGCGATAAAGTAAAGGAATATGAACAGTATAATATATATAAGGCAGAACAAACATATGACAAAATATTGTCACCTGACTATAAAGATAGTAATTATGAGATTATGGGAAATGAAAAAATAGATGTAATTAGTATTAGTGATTATAATAATATTCTTAAAATGCAAGGGAAAGAACCAATTACACTTGATAAAGATGAATATGCAATAAGCTGTTCCAGTAAAGAAATATTAGATTTATTAAAATATACTATAGAGAATGATATTAATATATCAATCAATGGGAAAACTCTAAAATTAGGTATAAAAGATGTATTGGAAACAACATTTGATAATAATGTAATAGCTTCAAATATGGGAACAGTTATTGTAAATGACAAATTAATAGATGGACTTTATTTGGATAGCTCTGTATTGAATATTAATTACAAAGATACCGTTGACCCCGTAGAAATTGATGAAGCTATGGATAAAATCAATAAGAAATATTATGAAGAAGATAATAAACAAGAAGCACCATTTCTTTTCTATATCTCAAAATTAGCCACGTATACTCAGGCGGTGTCTACAAAGACCATAGTGACCTTTATTGCTATTTATCTTGGACTTGTATTTTTAGTAGCCTGTGTTGCAATCCTTGCACTCCAACAATTATCTGAGGCTGCAGATAATAAAAAGAGATATGATTTATTAAGAAAAATAGGTACAGAAAGGTCTATGATTAATAGTGCTTTATTTACACAAATATTTATATATTTCTTGATGCCTTTGAGTCTTGCTATTGTTCATTCAATTGTGGGATTGTCAGCAGTTAATGATGTGATTAAAATATTTGGTAAGGTAGATTTATGGCATAGTATACTTGCTACAACTGGGTTCTTTGTAGTAATATATGGAGGGTATTTCATAGCAACTTATTTTGGCTGTAAAAATATAATAATAAAAAATTAAATAAAGGGAAAATATGGTCATCCTTGTAAAGAATAAGAACAAAGTATATAATATAAATGTTAACAAATATATGGGATATTTTTCTATAAAATGAAAAAATAAAGGGCTTGTTTTTTATAAAAATTTAGTTCAGATGAAGGACAATCTCCATCTGAACTAATTATTATTTTATAGAAATAAAGAGTAAAGGTGACAGGGATGAATGATAAAAATGTTCAATTAGAGAACAAATTATTCAGAATAATTGTATTATTAGCTATAGTGGTATCTGTAATTACTATTGTGTTGAATATAGCCATTGGATTTTCTCTATATGTAAACATAAAATGGGCATTTATTATTATATTATCTAGTATTGTCATCAAGTCTATGAAATCACCATTATTAATAAAATATTTAAAGTTAATTTATTTTTTAGTTATTATATTTGTAATTATCCCATATGGTTGGATTGATTCAGGGGGGAGCAGTAATAATACCATAGCATATATATTTATAGTGATGATTTGTATAACTTTTTTCTTTCATAAAAGATTAAGAAAATTGCTTATTATTATGTTAATTTCAAGTTTTACAATTCTATTTTCATTAGAATATTATTATCCTGAGATAATGAGGGTACATAGTTCTAACCAACAATTTTATGATAGACTGGTGCAGATACCATTAACTTTGTTGGGAGGATATTTGTTATTAAAACAGTTTGCCGATGCATATAATGAGGAAAAGGAAAAACTTAATGAATATAGTGAGGAATTAAAAAAGCTGAATAAACAGCTTGAGCTAATAGCTAATACAGATGGACTTACTGGATTATATAATAGAAGAATTTTTGATTCAAGACTAAAAGAAATTATATTAGAAAAAAGATATATTTATGAAGAAATACATATAATATTATTTGATATAGATAATTTTAAAGGCATCAATGACACATATGGACATAGCACAGGAGATGAAGTTATATATAAGCTAGGAAAAATAACCCAAGCTATTATGCCACAAACCAGTATTATATCAAGGTGGGGCGGAGATGAATTTGCTATTATATTTTTTGGAAATGCAGTTGAAGTAAAGTCACATATACTGAAATTACATAAAAAGGCAAGGGAGATACAGATAGAAGGAAATAGAGTCATTACAGTAAGTATTGGTATAACCCAGATTTTAGAGAAGGACAATACAAAGGATGTATTTAAGAGGGTAGATTTAGCTCTCTATGAATCTAAAAACAGAGGGAAGGATATGTATATATTTTTGTAAAAAAATAGAGATTTAAATTAGTCATCACTTTTATCTTTATTTAACTTATTTAGATACCTGTATATACTGGGTTCTGAACAATGAAGCTGTTTTGCTACTTCACTTACGGCTCCTTTAAGCATAAATATACCCTTTTGGTTTAAAATATCAACTATTTTAAGTCTTTCTTCCTGAGTGAGTCTGTCAATAGGAATATTATTTTCATTTAAAACTTTATTCAGTACAGATGCTGTGGTTTCAACAATGGAGTCGGAAAATGTCTCTGCATCTTGCAAAAGGGAATTTATAGAACTGTGTCTACTATTTTGTTCAATTAACTTATCAGGATGACAGAGTTTTAGTATTTGGTTACTTATGTCCACATATCTTTTATCATCAAAATTGATACATAACATACCTACAAGTTCATTATTTTCATCTTTTATAAATAATGTGGAGCATCTCAGTATCCGCTGTTCTTTAGAAATGCCATTGTAGTTAAGCCTATAATCAGTATCCAGATAACTCTTATCGGACATCACATTTAAACCCAGATTTGTCATCGGAGCACCAATAGTCCTACCACTGACATGACTATTGGCAATAGCAACAATGGAATTTGTAGGGTCTTTGATATCATGTAATGCTATTTCATAATCTGGTCCCAATGTTTTTCCTAAAAATTCTACAAGTATACTATAGTGCTTTAACATCAGATCATCCATATATTTCACCTGTCCTTAATATATATTATAAAAACAAATATTATAATTGATATGTTTTATACAATAGATTAGCATAGTAACAGAAAAAAAGCAATAAATGAGTATATTTATAATAATTTTTTATTATGATGATAAATAATGTTTCAAATAACGGTATGTTAGTATTTAAGAGGTGTAAATCAACCTAAAAATAACAAAAGATGATGATGGAATAATAAAAAATTATTATAAACAATTGACTGAATATTATAACAATGATAAAATTATATTCGAGGAGGGAAGTATATGAAAAAAATTATTGATACAAAAAAGGCACCTGCTGCTATAGGACCATATTCTCAAGGTACTATAGTAGATGGACTGATATTTGTTTCGGGACAGTTACCTATTAATCCTAATACAGGAGCATTTGTAGCTGGGGGAATTAAGGAGCAAACTAATCAATCCCTTGAAAATTTAAAACAAATATTAAAATCTCAAGGATCAGGTCTAGACAAAGTACTAAAGACAACGGTTTTTCTAAGTGATATGAATAATTTTAGCGATATGAATGAGGTATATGGCAGTGTATTTGGAGATGGTAATTATCCAGCGCGATCAGCTATAGAAGTGGCAAGATTACCTAAAGATGCATTGGTAGAGATAGAAGCTATTGCAGTAAAATAGTAAATAAAGGGGGACTTGTTAGGCAAGTTGTATTTTGATTGGAGAAATATCAATAAAAGGGGAGGGGTTTTGTTGTGGTAGCAAAATATGTACCGGAACCATTTAGAATCAAAATGGTAGAGACTATAAAAATGCTCAGTCGTGAGGAAAGGGAACAGAAGATTGCCGAGGCAAAGTATAATACATTTAATCTCAAGGGGGAGGATGTATATATTGACTTATTGACAGATAGCGGAACAAATGCTATGAGTCAAGAGCAATGGGCTGGTGTTATGAGAGGCGATGAAGCATATGCAGGGGGATCAAGCTATTATAAGCTTATAGACGCAGCTCAAGATATCTTTGGCTATAAATATATACAACCAGTACACCAAGGTCGTGCAGCAGAAAAGGTCCTTTTTGGTCTATTGATGAAAGAGGGTCAGTACTCTATTTCAAACATGCATTTTGATACAACAAGGGCCCATGTAGAATTAGCAGGGGGAAGGGCTATTGATTGTGTTGTTCCTGAAGCTGGAGATCCATCTAAAAGGGTACCATTTAAAGGAAATATGGATGTAGAGAAATTAGAATCTTTGATTAAGAAATACGGTGCAGATAAGATTGCTGTTGTTATTATGACAATAACAAATAATTCTGCTGGTGGTCAGCCAGTATCTATAAAAAATATGAAAGAAACATCTAAAATCTGTAAAAAACATGGTATAAAGTTATGTATTGATGCTGCTCGTTATGCAGAAAATGTCTATTTTATCAAGCAAAGGGAAAAAGGATATGAAGATAAATCTGTCAAAGAAATCATAAAGGAAATATTTGGTTATGCAGATATGTTTACTATGAGTGCTAAGAAAGATGCCATTGTAAATATGGGAGGATTAGTTGGAATTAAAGATGATGAAAAATTGTTCCAAGATTGTAAGGGGCGCACTATTTCCTTTGAGGGTTTTGTCACCTATGGTGGTCTTTCAGGTCGTGAACTTGAAAGTTTAGCAATTGGACTTTATGAAGGAATCGATGAAAATTATTTGAGGTATCGCATTGGTCAAATGGAGTATTTAGCCAGTCGTCTTGATGAAGCTGGGATAACATATCAATCACCAGTGGGAGGGCATGGTGTATTTGTAGATGCAAAGGCTATGTTCCCCCATATTCCATATTATGAGTTTCCAGGGCAAGCCCTTGCCATTGAACTGTATAAGGAAGCAGGTATCCGTACATGTGATATAGGTTCTTATATGCTGGGGAATGATCCCGATACAGGGGAACAGCTACATGCTGATTTTGAGTTTACACGATTAGCAATACCACGAAGGGTTTATACACAGGCCCATATCGATGTCATGGCTGATGCATTGATAGCAATTAAAGATAGGGCAAGTGAAGTGAAGGGCTATAGAATTACATGGGAACCACCTATTCTTAGACATTTTCAAGCAAGTTTAAAGCCAATTAAGTAAAGAAAAATTAAATAAAGATATAAGTATAGTTAGTGGTTAGTAGTTGATGGTTGAAATTCTATGGATTTTATCATTAAATTACTTACTACTAACTTTTTTATTTTTCAATAAATTTTGTGAAACATTTTTTGTTTTACACCTTGGTTATAACTATATATTTGGCAATAATCTGAGAATATAACTTAGAGTAAAATTATTGTAGGTAAAATTACAAAAAATAAAAAAAGAGTTCCTCTAGATGTGGGAAATCTCTATTTTATAAAAACCTACAGCAACTTCACACTATCCTTTAGATTGAATTTGTTGACATACTATGATGGCAGTGCTATACTTGATTTATACTAATAAAAAACTAAATACTATGACTATTGGTTTGATGTATGTAATTACATCAATTAAAAGGGAAGTTGGTGAAAATCCAACACGGTCCCGCCACTGTTAAAGTTAATAAAGCTTCATTGCCACTGTGCTGATGCATGGGAAGGGAAGTTTTATGTTTATACTTAAGTCAGGAGACCTGCCAATAGTAGATGCGCTGTTATTTCCACGAGGATGGGAAGGTGTTATAAAAATTGAAGTAATTTTTCAATTTGACTATAATACCCTTTTGATGAAAAAGGGTTTTGTTTTTAGTGAAAATAACTAGCACATAGGCTGGTTTTTTTATTTTGTCAAATGGGAAAGGGAGGGATATATGGTGATTAAAAAATTTTATGCAAGTTTGAATAT
Above is a genomic segment from Clostridiisalibacter paucivorans DSM 22131 containing:
- a CDS encoding TetR/AcrR family transcriptional regulator produces the protein MKKLTKRQIQAQNTQQRVYKTAVALMSEKGFQNITVSEICKKAGVSVGTFYNYFESKNDILDEIFKLADDYFYNMVSNQLTGSTAEDKIIEFFHAYAKYNFDNGIDFIKQLFNVHTKVFKAKGRHMQTVLKDIIIQGQKNGEIHGDMSSDEIVEYLFIAVRGIIYDWCLHDGEYGLIEFVNKYVKRLVKIFVY
- a CDS encoding flavocytochrome c, translated to MKSNRKAKRIISAVLCIMLVALTAACGSQPAEETAAMFKAGTYTATTDAHNGELNVEVTVDENTIKEVKVIEHKESPGISDPAIERIPKAIVDEQSLAVDTISGATVTSDAIIVAVTEALKQADADIEALKVKKEDEKGSKETKEYTTDVVVIGGGGAGLAAAVTAHENGAEVLVLEKMPRLGGNTILSGGAYNAVDPGRQSKQEIEDSIEKYYTQTYEGGDKAGNPELIKTLVEGAYPGIEWLEGLGMEFNDEVFTVLGGLWPRAHKPSAPLGTGFIDTYSNYIEENDGIEVLLDTEAKELMMDDDRVVGVKARGIEGDVIVNSNKAVVIAAGGFGANVEMRNQYNEIWPDLTNINTTNHPGATGDGLVMAEGIGANLVGMENIQLLPMGDPETGSLSGNIEQGVENRIFVNKSGNRFVDEGARRDVMTQALMEQEDSFMWVIVDKHSYPTEDTTNNFNETIAELLEQGRAYKGETLEELAEKIDVDADNLVKSVEEFNKAVEKGEPDAFGRTLFADKLDAPPYYAGGRVPTVHHTMGGIEINTKAQVLDKDGNIISGLYAAGEATGGIHGTNRLGGNALADITVFGRIAGENAAKEK
- a CDS encoding response regulator transcription factor → MAKIFIIEDDKKIRNQLAIFLGRYGYECSYSDDFRNIIEIALNEDPDIILLDINLPYFDGYYICKEIRSISDIPIIVVTSRDTDLDEIMGINLGADDFVTKPYNSQILLARIKSVLNRYRGQNFIEKVEHNGVVLDISKGVVLHEGKETELTKNELRILNLLMKQKGSIVSRNEIMNELWQSDQFIDDNTLTVNIARLREKLKSIGIEDFIMTKRGQGYIVL
- a CDS encoding sensor histidine kinase, whose translation is MRIIEFLKDKGMFFIIVLLITIFESIILWAFNLNIYIIIVIVTINILGMIFSLTFEYIRKWRFYNDIDTSIRSLDKKYLLSEIISRPSFIEGQIFYDALKFSNKSMNDEILKHEILSQEYKEYIETWVHEVKTPLASSRLIIENNKNEITLNLLEEIEKIDGYIEQALYYSKVNNLESDYIIKKTNLEYIVNEAIKKHSKTLIQNNVKISKRNLDIIVLADIKWIKFVLGQIIENSIKYRKENLDLDFSAEEWDNKVVLYIKDNGIGISDKDIGKVFDKGFTGENGRRFKKSTGIGLYLCNKLCDKMGLEINIQSNIDIGTTVNITFPKNRMINFEES
- a CDS encoding ABC transporter ATP-binding protein, whose translation is MAKVLEVENIEKYYGNKKYMTKALNKVSFSVDNGEFVGIMGASGSGKTTLLNCVSTIDTVTAGHIYIDGKDITTLKSKKLSQFRREQLGFIFQDYNLLDTLTAYENIAIALTIMKYPAKEIDNKVMNMAEKLEIMEVLKKYPYQMSGGQKQRVASARAMITGPKLILADEPTGALDSKSSRILLESFEKLNDEEGATILMVTHDAFAASYSKRILFLKDGKIFTELIRGNDSRKEFFNRIIDVVTLLGGDNSDVI
- a CDS encoding FtsX-like permease family protein, translated to MLSKLAIGNVKKSFKDYTIYFLTLVFAVCIFYMFNSIESQRELMEATKTKNEAMELLVAILSYMSMFVSVVLGFLIVYANNFLIRRRKKELGIYMTLGMEKSSISLILILETLFIGIFALIVGLIAGIFLSQIMSIFTAKMFEADMTSYKFIFSLKASMKAILYFGIIFLVVMVFNFISVSKGKLIDLLYAENKNETFKTKNIFMSLILFVLSVISLGISYYLILTNGMLDLNRYFTFSIVFGVIGTLLFFMSLSGFILKFVQNNKGLYFRKLNIFILRQLNSKINTNYISMSVICIVLLFSIGTLSSGMSLNNVLSQTLKKGTPFDNSFFLYRDTGKNIYEGIDKEYPLGDKVKEYEQYNIYKAEQTYDKILSPDYKDSNYEIMGNEKIDVISISDYNNILKMQGKEPITLDKDEYAISCSSKEILDLLKYTIENDINISINGKTLKLGIKDVLETTFDNNVIASNMGTVIVNDKLIDGLYLDSSVLNINYKDTVDPVEIDEAMDKINKKYYEEDNKQEAPFLFYISKLATYTQAVSTKTIVTFIAIYLGLVFLVACVAILALQQLSEAADNKKRYDLLRKIGTERSMINSALFTQIFIYFLMPLSLAIVHSIVGLSAVNDVIKIFGKVDLWHSILATTGFFVVIYGGYFIATYFGCKNIIIKN
- a CDS encoding GGDEF domain-containing protein codes for the protein MNDKNVQLENKLFRIIVLLAIVVSVITIVLNIAIGFSLYVNIKWAFIIILSSIVIKSMKSPLLIKYLKLIYFLVIIFVIIPYGWIDSGGSSNNTIAYIFIVMICITFFFHKRLRKLLIIMLISSFTILFSLEYYYPEIMRVHSSNQQFYDRLVQIPLTLLGGYLLLKQFADAYNEEKEKLNEYSEELKKLNKQLELIANTDGLTGLYNRRIFDSRLKEIILEKRYIYEEIHIILFDIDNFKGINDTYGHSTGDEVIYKLGKITQAIMPQTSIISRWGGDEFAIIFFGNAVEVKSHILKLHKKAREIQIEGNRVITVSIGITQILEKDNTKDVFKRVDLALYESKNRGKDMYIFL
- a CDS encoding helix-turn-helix transcriptional regulator, which produces MDDLMLKHYSILVEFLGKTLGPDYEIALHDIKDPTNSIVAIANSHVSGRTIGAPMTNLGLNVMSDKSYLDTDYRLNYNGISKEQRILRCSTLFIKDENNELVGMLCINFDDKRYVDISNQILKLCHPDKLIEQNSRHSSINSLLQDAETFSDSIVETTASVLNKVLNENNIPIDRLTQEERLKIVDILNQKGIFMLKGAVSEVAKQLHCSEPSIYRYLNKLNKDKSDD